In Haliscomenobacter hydrossis DSM 1100, the DNA window TTTTTGATCTAACCCTTTTAGGTTATATTTGGAGAAGTAAATTTCTTTAAAACCCAGCCTTTCCGCTTCCTGGATACGTTGCTCGATGCGATTGACGGCCCGGATTTCACCGGATAGACCTACTTCGGCGGAAAAACAAATGTTGCTGGGTACCGCAACATCCTCTAAAGAAGAGATCAACGCACTCACGATGGCCAGATCAATGGCGGGGTCATCTACCCGGATGCCCCCGGCAAGATTGAGAAAAACATCGTTCATGCCAAAAGGCATCCCGCCTCTTTTTTCCAATACGGCCAACAACATGCTCAGGCGGCGCAGGTCAAAACCAGTGGCCGAGCGTTGGGGGGTACCGTATACGGCTTTGCTGACCAAGGCCTGGGTCTCGATCAGCATTGGGCGCATGCCTTCCATGGTGGCAGCCACGGCGCTGCCACTTAATTCCTCTTCTTTTTGGGAAAGCAACAACTCGGAAGGATTGGATACTTCGCGTAAACCAGTGGCTTGCATCTCATAAATCCCCATCTCATCGGTTGAACCAAAGCGATTTTTGACGGTACGCAAAATGCGGTAAGTATAGTGCTGATCGCCTTCAAATTGCAATACAGCATCGACGATGTGTTCCAAAAGTTTAGGCCCGGCGATCGATCCATCTTTGGTGATGTGTCCAATGATAAACACGGGAATATGGGTAGTTTTGGCAAAACGTTGCAAATCCCCCGCACACTCCCGCACCTGGGAAATACTTCCCGGCGTGGACTCAATGTATGGAGACTGTAAAGTTTGGATGGAGTCAATGATGACCAAATCCGGTTCTAATTCATTGGCGAAAGCAATGATTTTGCTGACGTTCGTTTCGGTCAGGATGTAGCAATGGTCTTGAGAATAGGTCAATCGATCGGCGCGCATTTTGATTTGCTCCTCACTTTCTTCGCCGGAGACGTACAATACCTTGTTTTTGAGTTGCAACGTAACCTGCAACAGCAAAGTGGATTTACCAATCCCTGGTTGGCCTCCAATGAGGATCAAGGAGCCGGGTACAATTCCTCCCCCCAAGACCCGATTCAATTCATTGTCGGGGGTTACCAGGCGCATTACATTACTGGCACTGATGTCCGTAAGGGCAACGGGTTTGGGGCCGTCCATGGGTCCATGCTTGGGTTTCCAGGCGCTTTTTGCAGCTTCTTGCGGGGTTTCTTTAAAAATGATCTCTTCCTGATAGGTATTCCACTCTCCACAGGCGGGGCATTTGCCTACCCATTTGGGAGAGGTAGCACCACATTCCGTACAAGCGAATATTTTTTTGACTTTAGCCACAATGATGTTTTAGGATTAATAATGTCCCAGTATTTGCAACACAAAATAGATAAAAAATACAAAACCAAACTTTTTTGAGTAAAAAGTCGACAAAAAAAGAATTCGATCGGACTCCATATATTTTTCTTCTTATTTTAGCGTTACTTTTCAGAAGAAAGCAGTAAACCTTTTCTACGCCCATTTCTTTTAGTTAAAATGAGGTTAAATCTTGAAAAATAAGCGGATAGCTGCGTTTTTTTGCAATATTAAGCAACGATTTCTGATCTCTTTGAATAAGAGCATTCATATGTAGATTGTTTTCATTTGGTTTTTTGGGGTTATTCAGGGCGTCCAGTAAGACGCCCTGCTTTGTTTAGCGTCAAATTAATTCCACACTATGCGCAAACGTCGACTCTTATGGTCGCTTCTTCCAATTTTGGCATTGGCCGGCCTCATTTACTATTCTGGATTGCCAAAGAAACAAACTTTTTTGTACCAAAACCCAGTTCAGTTGTCCAAGCTGGACAAGATTATCAATCGTGAATATCGGATTGAGACCATCGAACTGCCGGATGATTACGAGGGGAAAGTAATTGCAACTTTATTGTCCCGTTCAACTGTCGTACCCAGCGATAGTGCAGTCATTTATATTCATGGCTGGGCGGATTATTTTTTTCATGATCATTTAGCCCGTTGGTTCAATGATCGAGGATTCGATTTTTATGCCATTGAACTGCGTAAATATGGCCGCTCGTTATTGCCGCATCAAAAACCCAATTATTGTCGGGATTTACAGGAATATTTTCCTGAACTGGATGCATCTATTCAACGCATTACCCAGCGCGATGGCCATCCATACCTGATGATGTTTGGGCACTCTACCGGGGGGCTCACTGCGGCACTCTATGCCCAATCAGGAAAGCATCGGCAGAAGGTAAAACGTTTGATTTTAAACAGCCCTTTCCTGGGGTTTAAAGCCGATGGCGCTACCATGAGTTTGTTGCGGTTTTATGGTTTTTTGGGTGGGTTCAATTACAATGCTGTTTTACCTCGTGAAGGAAGTCCGCTGTATACCCAAACCATTCATTCCAGTGAAAAAGGAGAATGGGATTTCAATTTTGCCTGGCGGCCTCGCACTGGGTTTCCTTTTTATCAATCGTGGGTACACGCCATTTTAGACGGCCACCAAAAAGTTGATCAGGGACTGAATCTTGAGTGCCCGATTTTGATGCTTACATCCAGCCAGAGTTATTCGGATGGCGTACTTAATGCCAAAGCCATGCGTTCGGATGTGGTACTTGATGTTCCAACCTTGCGGACCAAAGTGGATAAATTAGGCAAAGCTGTGGTTTATAAGTCCATACCAGGAGGACTACATGATATTTTTCTATCTCCTGAACCCGTGCGCCAAAAGGCATTTGAGGCAATAGAAAAATGGCTTAAATAGCTAAGTATTGGGGGTGATTTACAATCCACATTTTAGCTTGCCTTAAGCCCCAAAAAAAATGGGGCATGTTTTGTAGTACACGCCCCATTTTTTTATTTCGCCATTCCGAAATGATCGATCCAGTCCAACATGCCCCCTTCCAGGTTGCGCACGTTTTTGAAGCCCGCTTCTTTCAGTTGGTATTGAACACTGGCGCTACGACGACCTGAGCGGCAATACACCACTACTTCATCGTCTTTGTGGCTAAGCAATGTAGGAATGACCATGGGAAAATTGCCCATAGGAATCAGGTTCCCTCCTACATTGAATTCTTCGTGCTCATATGGTTCACGCACGTCGATGAGGACAAAATCATCGCCTCGTGCCAGTTTTTCTTTTAACTCCTGTACGGTGATGTCCATGATTATTCTAGTTTTTGTGGTTCTTACCCGTTTGGTGAACAAACTCAACATGGCGCAAAATTAATGGTGAAATATGGTTCCCGAAAATTGCGCCGCAAATGTATTCATTTTTAGAGATTTAAAATAAAAACTTAACAATCTCTTATTCATTTTCAAACTCACCTTCCTGCTCTGGTGCCTCGGTAGGGCAATCGGCTGGTCGCTTAAGGGTCAGGAACAATTTGAGCTCTGCCCCCGATTTCATGGTTGAATCCGGGTGAAAAGCGGGCTCCTGTTTCCATACAAAATAACCAACAGGTCGGCTGGCTGGATTGTTGTCATCGGTTTCCAAAATTAGTTTTACCCCACTGTTCCCCACAATGAATTCAGCCTGGTCATAGGTTTTGCACAGTACATCCGGGATCGGTACATCGCCCGTATTGCGCACGGATACGATCAAGCCAATTTTTGAAGCCTTGGGAACTTTTACCCCTGTTTTTAGTTCAGCGGCAGAGATCTTGCGACCGTTGTAGACCACAAACAAAACAGTATTTTCCTCCAGCTGTCGGTCGAATTGGAATTCAACTTTGCCCTCATCCAAACCTTTGCGCTTTAAGGCTTTGATGTAAACCGATAGTTCATCACGGCCAACCAAATCGGGGAGATCAACCATTGGCGCAGTTCCACTGGTGATGACCACGTAGATGTTGCGGCTGTTTTTTACCCGGGCAGGTGGTTTGGGGTCTTGATCTAGGATAATTCCCGGAGCTTTATTGGCGTCAAATTGTGTAGAATTAACCACAATCCGAAAACTCGCGAGACGTGCTTTGGCCTTGGCTTCTTCCAGGCTCATGCCTCTAAAATCGAGCAATTCCAGGGATTCTCCGTGATGAGTGTATAACTTCAGCCCGGTAGAAACCGCGAAGAAGGTTATAAGCAGGAAAGCCCCCAGGGCCAGCAGGTTTTTGATGAAAATTTTTGACACAAAAAATCCGATTGTATCGTTTAAAAATTCTTTGAAGCGGGCCTCCACCCCATAACTGGGGATTTCAGGCATGGCCGTACGTTCAGTGGTGGTATCTACTACAGCCGGTGCAATTTCTACGGGAGCGACAACTGGTTCTGTGTTGGGAATACTCGCAATAGGAATGGTTACTTTTGGCGCAGTGACGACCTCCGCTACCAGCGTAGGCACCAACTCTGCATACTGTCGACTTTCCGTCAGCACCTGATCAAGCAGTGCAAAGGGCGTGACCCCCATCAACCCACTCTGTTGCATTACCCCTCGACCATAATGTAAGGGTGGTAACGTATTTGCTTCCAGAAGAATGACCTCGGGGTTGGTATTTTCGTAGATACGGACAAAGCCATCGATGGTGGCTAAACCGAAAATGTTGAGGATACGTGCAGCCTTTTCAAAATCTGCCTTGATCTGGCTGCTTAGAAAATGTTGCTCTTGAGGATTTTTGGAAAAACGCGCCGGGATGACCGGATGAACCTGGCCGGGTATGCATTCAGCCAAGTCAAAAATTTGGTATTTAAGGCTGCCTTCTACCGTTGGTGAAGCCATAATGGTTGCTGAAATTTCCAAAAAATGCCGGGCACCATCCGGGCCAATCATCGATTCCAGTAAGGCTTCTTCAGCGAAGGGGAACTCTGATTTTGGTTTGAGTTTAAGGATTTTCCGGTATTCCGCTCCATCTGCCCCGTGTGGCCGAAACATCATGCGCAGGTAGGCATCCAGATCCGTCCGATTGCGGATAATTTTAACGGCGATGCCCCCATTTTGGTCGATGGGTTTGGCTACAAAAGGGTAGCTGAGGCGGCTTTCAATTTTCTGATACGCTTCCTCTGCGCTCAATTCGAAGGCGCGTTTGCTCACGAGCAATTGATTGGGCCCTATAAATCCATTGCGGCGCCACACATCCAGGGTCTGTACTTTATTGACGGCAATTTGGGAGGTTTTTGGCCCAGAACCATTGTAAGGAATTTTGCGCACTTCCAGTTCGTGTTGGAGTTGACCATCTTCGCCCGGACGACCTTGCAAAGCAATAAAAGCTTGATCAATCATCCGAGCCAAATCATCCAAACTGCGTTTTTGAGCATTGGCATTCGCGTTTCCACTGGCGTATTTGATTAAGATATCGGCACAGCGATTGCGCAAAGTTTCTACTTCTTCCATTGCTGCCGGAATCTTTTGCAGGGCCTTCACGATGCTGTCAACATCCGGCAAAAAAAGCATGGCTCCTGGCGTTTGATGATATTCCCAGTGCTGAACACTTCCCGTCAACAAGACCGGTATGGGGTCGTATTCCTCTGAACCAGACAATACTTCATATACGTGACGAGCGGTTTGCAGCGTCAAGTTGCGTTCTATCCCATAGCCCCCATAAAACAAGGCAACTTTGGTTTTTTTCTCCTCCTGTGGCCGCCAATTGCGCACCAGATCATCGGTATAATTCAACAAAGTACGGAAGCTCGCTTCGTTGGGATTTTCGCTTACCCGAGCTTGCAAGGAAGAGCGAATCATGTACGTCAACAGTTGCGAGGGACTAAGTCCGATGGCTGCGCCGGCATGCAAGATCTGAATGGGCAAGTAGGGTTCGGGATTGGGTAAAACCTGATCGATGTATACTTTTGACTGTACATCAATACATCCACGAATGCCCACATAGGCTTGCAAACCCAGGGCGGTAAACAGGCGCTCACAGACAATACGGATCGCTGCCGATTGTTCTCGCGAAAATGGCAGCGGCGTGATCTTGTCTTCGTCATCTGGCTCAGGGAGTAACGCCACCGGGCTGCCATCTTCCTTGGCCAGCACCAGACACGAAAATTTGGTCCAACTGGGATGCTCCTGAATGCTGATTTGGACGGCACTTTGGCTCCCCTCCAGCACCATCACGGATTGTTCTTCTAAAACTTCTGACGCAAGCCGGTTGAGGGTTTTGAGTAATTCTTCCGGGTGAAAAACCGAATATTGTTGTTCATTGGCAGCTATACGAATGGGAAACCCCAGGCCGTCAATGGCGTTGATCAAGAGGCGAATGTGATCGATACGTTCGTAATCACTGCGGGTTAACCAGGTCTTAACGGCAATGATTTCGCGACCAAAAACTGCATCTACGGCTTCGCGAAAAGAGTCGGGATCGTCGTGTTCGGTTACGACATTCTGGTGTTCAGTGGCACTTTGTGCAGTTGACCGGATGCTGACCGGAAAGCCCACTTCTGCCTGAACTTTAGATAAAATCGCATCACGATTCCCGCCCAACCATTCTTGCCGGCTCAGGGTAATTTGGCGCAAGGTATTAAAACCTTTTTCCGCTAAAACCGGTACGAGTCTGGCCTGATCCGTAAGCACAGCACACAGTGTACTGTTGCTGCCAGAAAAAGGAATGCGCATTTCTTCCAGTCGCAACTGCAGCGCACCAAATTCGCCAGGCATCAGTAAAAAAGCAAAATTGATCAATTGAGGAAGTTCCGCTGCCTTGACGGCTTTGCCCATTTTTTGAAAATGGCGGTCCAATTCTTCTTGGGGCAAGTTGCCCAAACTTTCGATGTAAATGCGGAATTGATTGGGGGAAGGAGGGCATAACTCCTGAGCAGGACAAAAATCGCGGATATTGGGCTGAAAAACACTTTGCCAATCCAGCAGGATGATGTTCTCCAGGCTGTCCACAAAGATGGGAACAGGCTCAAAACAACTGCGGTTCAGGTAGTTGTAGGCGGTTCGTCCTACATCAAAGGAACGTTCCTTGACTCTGGAGGCTCCGCCAAAAAAAATGCC includes these proteins:
- a CDS encoding PASTA domain-containing protein, which produces MKIKVGIFFGGASRVKERSFDVGRTAYNYLNRSCFEPVPIFVDSLENIILLDWQSVFQPNIRDFCPAQELCPPSPNQFRIYIESLGNLPQEELDRHFQKMGKAVKAAELPQLINFAFLLMPGEFGALQLRLEEMRIPFSGSNSTLCAVLTDQARLVPVLAEKGFNTLRQITLSRQEWLGGNRDAILSKVQAEVGFPVSIRSTAQSATEHQNVVTEHDDPDSFREAVDAVFGREIIAVKTWLTRSDYERIDHIRLLINAIDGLGFPIRIAANEQQYSVFHPEELLKTLNRLASEVLEEQSVMVLEGSQSAVQISIQEHPSWTKFSCLVLAKEDGSPVALLPEPDDEDKITPLPFSREQSAAIRIVCERLFTALGLQAYVGIRGCIDVQSKVYIDQVLPNPEPYLPIQILHAGAAIGLSPSQLLTYMIRSSLQARVSENPNEASFRTLLNYTDDLVRNWRPQEEKKTKVALFYGGYGIERNLTLQTARHVYEVLSGSEEYDPIPVLLTGSVQHWEYHQTPGAMLFLPDVDSIVKALQKIPAAMEEVETLRNRCADILIKYASGNANANAQKRSLDDLARMIDQAFIALQGRPGEDGQLQHELEVRKIPYNGSGPKTSQIAVNKVQTLDVWRRNGFIGPNQLLVSKRAFELSAEEAYQKIESRLSYPFVAKPIDQNGGIAVKIIRNRTDLDAYLRMMFRPHGADGAEYRKILKLKPKSEFPFAEEALLESMIGPDGARHFLEISATIMASPTVEGSLKYQIFDLAECIPGQVHPVIPARFSKNPQEQHFLSSQIKADFEKAARILNIFGLATIDGFVRIYENTNPEVILLEANTLPPLHYGRGVMQQSGLMGVTPFALLDQVLTESRQYAELVPTLVAEVVTAPKVTIPIASIPNTEPVVAPVEIAPAVVDTTTERTAMPEIPSYGVEARFKEFLNDTIGFFVSKIFIKNLLALGAFLLITFFAVSTGLKLYTHHGESLELLDFRGMSLEEAKAKARLASFRIVVNSTQFDANKAPGIILDQDPKPPARVKNSRNIYVVITSGTAPMVDLPDLVGRDELSVYIKALKRKGLDEGKVEFQFDRQLEENTVLFVVYNGRKISAAELKTGVKVPKASKIGLIVSVRNTGDVPIPDVLCKTYDQAEFIVGNSGVKLILETDDNNPASRPVGYFVWKQEPAFHPDSTMKSGAELKLFLTLKRPADCPTEAPEQEGEFENE
- a CDS encoding rhodanese-like domain-containing protein, producing MDITVQELKEKLARGDDFVLIDVREPYEHEEFNVGGNLIPMGNFPMVIPTLLSHKDDEVVVYCRSGRRSASVQYQLKEAGFKNVRNLEGGMLDWIDHFGMAK
- a CDS encoding alpha/beta hydrolase, which codes for MRKRRLLWSLLPILALAGLIYYSGLPKKQTFLYQNPVQLSKLDKIINREYRIETIELPDDYEGKVIATLLSRSTVVPSDSAVIYIHGWADYFFHDHLARWFNDRGFDFYAIELRKYGRSLLPHQKPNYCRDLQEYFPELDASIQRITQRDGHPYLMMFGHSTGGLTAALYAQSGKHRQKVKRLILNSPFLGFKADGATMSLLRFYGFLGGFNYNAVLPREGSPLYTQTIHSSEKGEWDFNFAWRPRTGFPFYQSWVHAILDGHQKVDQGLNLECPILMLTSSQSYSDGVLNAKAMRSDVVLDVPTLRTKVDKLGKAVVYKSIPGGLHDIFLSPEPVRQKAFEAIEKWLK
- the radA gene encoding DNA repair protein RadA, which produces MAKVKKIFACTECGATSPKWVGKCPACGEWNTYQEEIIFKETPQEAAKSAWKPKHGPMDGPKPVALTDISASNVMRLVTPDNELNRVLGGGIVPGSLILIGGQPGIGKSTLLLQVTLQLKNKVLYVSGEESEEQIKMRADRLTYSQDHCYILTETNVSKIIAFANELEPDLVIIDSIQTLQSPYIESTPGSISQVRECAGDLQRFAKTTHIPVFIIGHITKDGSIAGPKLLEHIVDAVLQFEGDQHYTYRILRTVKNRFGSTDEMGIYEMQATGLREVSNPSELLLSQKEEELSGSAVAATMEGMRPMLIETQALVSKAVYGTPQRSATGFDLRRLSMLLAVLEKRGGMPFGMNDVFLNLAGGIRVDDPAIDLAIVSALISSLEDVAVPSNICFSAEVGLSGEIRAVNRIEQRIQEAERLGFKEIYFSKYNLKGLDQKRFGIKLRPISKIEELYQALFV